The Salvelinus alpinus chromosome 21, SLU_Salpinus.1, whole genome shotgun sequence genome has a segment encoding these proteins:
- the LOC139548173 gene encoding WD repeat and SOCS box-containing protein 1-like: MASFPDSVNENEIGKAKFIGELLVPVAPFDQKSGRETWTVAFAPDGSYFAWSQGHRIVRLVPWSKCLKNFSGEGSNRAGPRRLSRQNSDGGTVVPVGEPREHTIDCGDIVWGLAFGSSVPEKQSRCVNIEWHRFKFGQDQLLLATGLNNGRIKIWDVYTGKLLLNLMDHTDIVRDLTFAPDGSLMLVSASRDKTLRVWDLKDDGNMVKVLRSHQNWVYCSAFSPDSSVLCSVGAGKSVFLWDMDKYSLIRKLEGHHNDVVSCEFSPDGALLATASYDTRVIIWDPHMGTVLLELAHLFPPPSPIFAGGANDRWVRSVAFCHDGRHIASITDDRMVRFWTIDETSPQAIAPLTNGLCCAFSTDGSFLAAGSRDGSVHFWASPKSIASLQHLCRMALRRVMSTQQVQTLPIPPRIRSYLSYQDL, encoded by the exons ATGGCAAGCTTCCCAGATTCTGTAAATGAAAATGAAATAG GTAAGGCTAAGTTCATCGGTGAACTCTTAGTGCCTGTTGCTCCCTTTGACCAGAAGTCCGGGCGAGAGACCTGGACTGTAGCCTTTGCACCTGATGGTTCCTACTTCGCTTGGTCTCAAGGACATCGCATCGTGAGGCTCGTTCCCTGGTCAAAATGCCTGAAGAATTT CAGTGGAGAAGGCTCCAACAGAGCAGGCCCTCGACGTTTGTCGCGGCAGAACAGCGATGGGGGAACAGTGGTGCCAGTGGGCGAGCCCAGGGAGCATACCATCGACTGCGGTGACATCGTGTGGGGCCTGGCCTTCGGCTCGTCAGTGCCAGAGAAGCAGAGTCGCTGCGTCAACATCGAGTGGCACCGTTTCAAGTTCGGTCAGGACCAGCTGCTGCTTGCCACAGGCCTCAACAACGGACGCATCAAGATCTGGGACGTCTATACCG GAAAGCTGTTGCTGAATCTCATGGACCATACAGATATAGTGCGAGACCTGACTTTCGCCCCTGACGGCAGCCTCATGCTGGTATCGGCATCCAGAGACAAAACCCTGAGGGTCTGGGACCTGAAAGATGACG GTAACATGGTGAAAGTGTTGCGGAGTCATCAGAACTGGGTCTATTGCAGCGCATTCTCACCAGACTCTTCAGTCCTCTGCTCTGTTGGAGCCGGTAAATCG gtgttcctttgggATATGGATAAATATTCCCTGATCCGGAAGCTGGAGGGTCACCATAACGACGTGGTGTCCTGTGAGTTCTCTCCCGACGGAGCCTTGCTCGCCACCGCCTCCTACGACACCCGCGTCATCATCTGGGACCCCCACATGGGCACTGTGCTGCTGGAGCTAGC gcacctcttcccccccccctcgCCCATCTTTGCTGGAGGGGCCAACGATCGCTGGGTACGCTCTGTAGCGTTCTGTCACGACGGGCGTCACATCGCCAGCATCACTGACGACCG aaTGGTGCGTTTCTGGACAATTGATGAGACATCTCCCCAGGCCATCGCTCCCCTCACTAACGGCCTCTGCTGTGCATTCTCTACTGACGGGAGTTTCCTAGCAGCTGG gtCTCGAGACGGCAGCGTGCATTTCTGGGCGTCCCCAAAGAGCATTGCCAGCCTGCAGCACCTGTGTCGCATGGCACTACGACGGGTCATGTCCACCCAGCAGGTGCAGACGCTGCCCATCCCGCCCCGCATACGCTCCTACCTGTCTTACCAAGATCTCTAG